GACCTCGACGTCGAGTTCGCCTACCCGCACCGCCACCACGTCTTCGACGAGACCAGCGGCGTCGCGCGCCTGTCCGTCGACGAGTCCAGCGCCGAGCGATCGGCTGCGGACTCGCCCGTCGAACCGGCCAAGGGGGGGAATCCGGGCGAAAGTCCTGCCGACCAGACCGATCGGTAACCCCGACCCGGTTTCGAACGACTCCTCCCGCGTCCGCCGTTCGGCCGATATCGTGGGGGTGATTTATGCTATGTCCGACTCAAATCACAGTTACCAGACAGATGTACGACGACATTCTCATTCCCACGGACGGAAGCGATACGGTTCCCGAAACGCTCGACCACGGCCTGCCGATCGCGACGAACAACGATGCGACGGTCCACTCGCTGTACGTCGTCGACAGCCGCGTCACCACTGCCGCCGACGAAGACACCAGTACGGATCTCGAGCGAGCGCTCGAGACGGAGGGCCGAGAGGCCGTCGCTGCCGTCGAAGACCGGGCGGCGGCCGAGGGACTCGATACCGTAAGCGAGGTACGGCAAGGGACCCCGGCGAAGACCATCCTCGAGTACGTCGAGGAGAAAGGGATCGACTTGATCGTCATCGGGACGCGGGGGAAGAGCCCCCGCGAGAAGGTGACGTCGCTGGGAAGCGTCTCGGAGCGAGTCGTCGATAACGCCTCGATTCCGGTGTTCGTCGTCCGAAACGCGGGCAACGGCGAGTGACGGGGTCGTCGCGGTCCGAGATCAGTTGCGGACGCTCTCGACCGTGATCACTTCGCAGTCGAGGTGACTCCGCAGATAGCTGTCGATGTCCGGGTTGTCGGTAAAGCGCTGGAAGAGTCGTCGGAGCCTGCTCGCCTGTTTCGTCCCGATGACGACCGCGTCTGCCTCCTCGGCCGCGACCTCGTCGAGAATGCTCTCCTCGACGAGAAAGCCGGTTCGGACGACGTACCGAGCGCTCTCGAGCCGTCCGAACGTCGCCTCGACGGCGTTTTTCAGGTCGATACGCGTTACTTTCTTCCCGTTCTGGTAGAGGTCGACGTGGAGAATCGTCAACGCGGCGTCTCGCTCGCGTGCGATCTCGATCGCCCGCTCGAGCGTTCGCCGCGAGTGCTTCGACAATGGATACCGAACGGGAACCACGACCAGCGACATTAGACAATCGAAGGATTCCCGGGGGTGTAAACCTTTCAGTACGGACTGTCTATACTGCGAACTAATCCCATACGTCGAGTGGTACCATCTCATCGGTCCGATCGATTTCAGTGGCCTGTTCCTCGCCGAGGCGGCGAACGCGGCACGGAAAGACACTCATTTACCGAGTGCGAGATTACAGGTGACCATGCAAACCTGGTCGACCGACGGTGGCGATACCGTCTATATTTCCGAGACGGACGGCGATAGGGGATCGAAAGGACCGTTTCTGGTCGCCTACGAATCCCGCGATACGGAGCGTCGGTACGGCTGGTTCTGTGCGAACTGCGAAAGCCTCGACAACGCGATGGACTCGATGGGACGGATCAAGTGCAACGAATGCGGGAACTTCCGGAAGCCGACCGAGTGGGACGCCGCTCACGAATAATTCTCGCCGGACGCCGAGAGCCGACTGTCGACGGACCGTCGACAAAGTCGATACTCGGACGGACTCGTCAACAGATCATTACTGACTACCAATCCACACGACGACGAGACAGTCGGTACGAAATATCGGAATAGAGTGAGTGTGTGACGAGGTTACTGTCCATTCGTGTTACGTACTAACATTTATGATGGATGCCGACGTAGGTGGTAACGAATGGGTCCTGTTAACATGCGACTCGTCGAGCAGGCCAGGTCGATCTTCGCTGAGCTGGGTTACACCGTCGAAGGCAACGGCCCCGAGTTCCGCGCCGAACGAGCGTGGAAAGTCGTCCACGTCAATACCGTTCTCGAGGCGGGGGAGCTCCCGACATCGTCGTCGGGACAGTTCCACTGTTTCGTCGCCGAACCCGAGGACGCGGACGACCTCGAGGCGCGACTCGAGGGAGCGAACCCGAACTACGAGTGGGCGATCATGGTCGTCGACGGGGAGGACTATCAGGTCGAACGAGCGCCACCAGGACCGCGAGTATCGGCGTAGAACCGTCGAATCGCGAAAACAACCGCCCGTCGCTTATTTTCCGAGTGCGCGTCGCGTCGCAGTCACACCGGCGCCCGGATCGACGTCCGCGCCCATCGACTCGAGGACGTCGCCCAGCGCCGTCACGACGTAGATCACGTTCTCCGGCCGCGCCGAGTGGCCCATACAGCCGATCCGGAAGATCTCGCCGGCGAGGTCGCCCAGTCCGCCGGCGATCTCGAGGTCGTACTGCTCGAGCAGCGCGTCACAGACCTCGCCGTCGTCGATCCCGTCGGGGACGCGGACTGCGTTCAGACTCGGCAGCCAGTACTCGTCGGGGGCGTTCATCTCTAGCCCCATCGCCTCGGCGCCGGCTTTCAGCGCGCCCGCCAGTCGCTCGTGGCGCGCCCAGCGTTCCTCGATGCCTTCCTCGGCGACGAGTCGCAGCGCCTCGCGGATCGCGTAGACGTTCGTGATCGGTGCCGTGTGGTGGTACGCGCGTTCGTCGCCCCAGTACCCTTCGAGCAGGGAGAGGTCGAGGTACCACGAGCGGGGCTCTTCCTCTCGCGAGAGGACCTTCTCCATCGCACCGTCCGAGAGGGTGAGCGGACTCGCGCCGGGCGGACAGGAGAGACACTTCTGCGGGCCCGAGTACGCCACGTCGATGTCCCACTCGTCGACTCGCAGCTCGACG
This portion of the Natrinema salinisoli genome encodes:
- a CDS encoding universal stress protein, translated to MYDDILIPTDGSDTVPETLDHGLPIATNNDATVHSLYVVDSRVTTAADEDTSTDLERALETEGREAVAAVEDRAAAEGLDTVSEVRQGTPAKTILEYVEEKGIDLIVIGTRGKSPREKVTSLGSVSERVVDNASIPVFVVRNAGNGE
- a CDS encoding universal stress protein — protein: MSLVVVPVRYPLSKHSRRTLERAIEIARERDAALTILHVDLYQNGKKVTRIDLKNAVEATFGRLESARYVVRTGFLVEESILDEVAAEEADAVVIGTKQASRLRRLFQRFTDNPDIDSYLRSHLDCEVITVESVRN
- a CDS encoding DUF5816 domain-containing protein — encoded protein: MQTWSTDGGDTVYISETDGDRGSKGPFLVAYESRDTERRYGWFCANCESLDNAMDSMGRIKCNECGNFRKPTEWDAAHE
- a CDS encoding pyridoxal-phosphate-dependent aminotransferase family protein — encoded protein: MAQEASNETARAPSVGELTPPDRTLMGPGPSEVNPRVLRAMSTPLVGHLDPSFIEIMDEVQELLRYTFRTDNQWTIPVSGTGSAAMEAAIGNVVEPGDTMLVPTNGYFGGRMASMARRAGGDVVEVDAPWGEPLDPDDVADALAEHDPDVFGFVHAETSTGVLQPDVPELTAAAHDHDALVIADSVTSLGGVELRVDEWDIDVAYSGPQKCLSCPPGASPLTLSDGAMEKVLSREEEPRSWYLDLSLLEGYWGDERAYHHTAPITNVYAIREALRLVAEEGIEERWARHERLAGALKAGAEAMGLEMNAPDEYWLPSLNAVRVPDGIDDGEVCDALLEQYDLEIAGGLGDLAGEIFRIGCMGHSARPENVIYVVTALGDVLESMGADVDPGAGVTATRRALGK
- a CDS encoding DUF7116 family protein; the protein is MRLVEQARSIFAELGYTVEGNGPEFRAERAWKVVHVNTVLEAGELPTSSSGQFHCFVAEPEDADDLEARLEGANPNYEWAIMVVDGEDYQVERAPPGPRVSA